ATGTGGCACGTGAATACGGAATGGATCTGACGATAATCGAAGGAGGGTTCTACAAAAAATCTTCTGAGAAATGCTTCGAGTATTTCGGGTTACGGAAGATTGCTGAATGTGTCAACCTCAACACAGATGAATTCATCGAAGTAAAAATCGGTGGCAAAGTCCTGAAGAAGATAAAGATTGCCAAAACTGCGTTTAAAGCGAAAAAGGAAGGTTACATATCTGTCCCCAAGCTCAAGGTTCATCACCTGACAAAGGTCACACTGGGGATCAAGAATAACATGGGGTTTTTGAAGAAGCCCGCTGTTTATATGCATCCCAACATTCACAACAAGCTTGTCGACCTTCTGAGCTTCATAAAACCCACATTTACAATAATAGACGGTGTTATTGGTGGAACGAATTCAGAAATGCGTCCAAAACCGGTAAAGC
This genomic interval from Archaeoglobus neptunius contains the following:
- a CDS encoding DUF362 domain-containing protein, with protein sequence MKVLVERVGNYDSTKNFVERAFETFNFRAKYLKPNFLKHDSPEKGCITHPELIRATVDVAREYGMDLTIIEGGFYKKSSEKCFEYFGLRKIAECVNLNTDEFIEVKIGGKVLKKIKIAKTAFKAKKEGYISVPKLKVHHLTKVTLGIKNNMGFLKKPAVYMHPNIHNKLVDLLSFIKPTFTIIDGVIGGTNSEMRPKPVKHGVLIASDSVIAADVVAARLMGFSPEEVEHIRIAMERYGITEKELEIISNPGIEKLRKEYSLSLSSRMLGRLRI